From one Cygnus olor isolate bCygOlo1 chromosome 26, bCygOlo1.pri.v2, whole genome shotgun sequence genomic stretch:
- the UBXN6 gene encoding UBX domain-containing protein 6 isoform X1, with translation MRKFFQEIKADLKFKSAGPGQKLSEPSRAPKEKPKAEAAPRPRQGPTDEAQMAAAAALARMELKGKAKPPSSQEAVRNQVRKELMAEAAASEKGGSADKEDLAFPDTEAAVRPSVSGVFFTCPLTGALVRRDQKEKHIREAIQLYSSTDPVAASILEIHTFNKDREKVRLGVETMAKYLDNICLHPEEEKYRKIKLQNKVFQERINCLEGVHSFFQAVGFETRTLPVPGQETTEEYYVLKEEMLTRLEDLKDYKEQLLSSEPVRPQLDRQLCVFKPSPEAARFELPDDFFNLTAEEIKREQRLRTEAVEKASMLRTRAMREREEQREMRKYNYTLLRVRFPDGYILQGTFYAREPVSVLYSFVREALRDDWLPFELLGPGGLKVTDENLAFNECGLVPSALLTLAWDAAVMSDIQASGQEQPASPLKPELLSRVQTLS, from the exons ATGCGGAAATTCTTCCAGGAGATCAAGGCCGACCTCAAGTTCAagagcgcggggccgggccagAAACTGTCGGAACCGTCCCG CGCCCCCAAGGAGAAGCCGAAGGCGGAGGCGGCGCCGAGGCCCCGCCAGGGACCGACGGACGAGGCGcagatggcggcggcggcggcgctggccCGCATGGAGCTGAAGGGCAAGGCCAAGCCGCCCTCGTCGCAGGAGGCCGTCAGGAACCAGG TGAGAAAGGAGCTCATGGCTGAGGCAGCTGCGAGTGAGAAAGGGGGCTCCGCTGACAAAGAG GACCTGGCGTTCCCAGACACCGAAGCGGCAGTCAGACCGTCTGTTTCGGGCGTCTTCTTCACCTGTCCCTTGACTGGTGCGCTTGTAAGGAGAGACCAGAAGGAGAAGCACATCCGAGAAGCCATCCAGCTG TATTCTTCCACCGACCCCGTGGCCGCCTCCATCCTGGAGATTCACACCTTCAACAAGGACCGGGAGAAAGTCCGCCTGGGCGTGGAGACCATGGCCAA GTACTTGGACAACATCTGCCTCCATCCAGAGGAGGAGAAGTACCGGAAAATCAAACTGCAGAACAAAGTGTTCCAG gaaagGATAAACTGCCTGGAAGGGGTACACAGCTTCTTCCAGGCTGTTGGGTTTGAGACGAGAACGCTGCCTGTTCCGGGACAAG AGACCACAGAGGAGTACTACGTACTGAAGGAAGAGATGCTGACCCGGTTAGAAGACCTCAAGGACTACAAAGAGCAACTTTTAAGCTCGGAGCCAGTGCGGCCGCAGCTGGATCGCCAGCTCTGTGTCTTTAAACCCTCGCCTGAGGCTGCTCGGTTTGAGCTGCCAGATGACTTCTTCAACCTCACTGCAGAGGAGATAAAACGCGAGCAACGGCTCCG GACAGAAGCAGTGGAGAAGGCTTCAATGCTGAGGACGCGAGCCATGCgagagagagaagaacaaaGGGAAATGCGGAAGTACAACTACACCCTGCTACGAGTCAGGTTTCCCGACGGATACATCCTCCAAG GGACTTTTTATGCAAGAGAACCCGTATCTGTGCTCTACAGCTTTGTGAGAGAAGCCCTCAGAGATGACTGGCTGCCCTTTGAGCTCCTGGGACCCGGAGGGCTCAAAGTGACTGACGAGAACTTGGCCTTCAATGAGTGTGGGCTG GTGCCCTCAGCCCTCCTGACCCTTGCCTGGGACGCAGCGGTCATGTCAGACATCCAGGCATCAGGACAGGAGCAGCCAGCGAGCCCCCTGAAACCAGAACTTCTCTCTAGGGTCCAGACACTGTCTTGA
- the UBXN6 gene encoding UBX domain-containing protein 6 isoform X2 has product MAEAAASEKGGSADKEDLAFPDTEAAVRPSVSGVFFTCPLTGALVRRDQKEKHIREAIQLYSSTDPVAASILEIHTFNKDREKVRLGVETMAKYLDNICLHPEEEKYRKIKLQNKVFQERINCLEGVHSFFQAVGFETRTLPVPGQETTEEYYVLKEEMLTRLEDLKDYKEQLLSSEPVRPQLDRQLCVFKPSPEAARFELPDDFFNLTAEEIKREQRLRTEAVEKASMLRTRAMREREEQREMRKYNYTLLRVRFPDGYILQGTFYAREPVSVLYSFVREALRDDWLPFELLGPGGLKVTDENLAFNECGLVPSALLTLAWDAAVMSDIQASGQEQPASPLKPELLSRVQTLS; this is encoded by the exons ATGGCTGAGGCAGCTGCGAGTGAGAAAGGGGGCTCCGCTGACAAAGAG GACCTGGCGTTCCCAGACACCGAAGCGGCAGTCAGACCGTCTGTTTCGGGCGTCTTCTTCACCTGTCCCTTGACTGGTGCGCTTGTAAGGAGAGACCAGAAGGAGAAGCACATCCGAGAAGCCATCCAGCTG TATTCTTCCACCGACCCCGTGGCCGCCTCCATCCTGGAGATTCACACCTTCAACAAGGACCGGGAGAAAGTCCGCCTGGGCGTGGAGACCATGGCCAA GTACTTGGACAACATCTGCCTCCATCCAGAGGAGGAGAAGTACCGGAAAATCAAACTGCAGAACAAAGTGTTCCAG gaaagGATAAACTGCCTGGAAGGGGTACACAGCTTCTTCCAGGCTGTTGGGTTTGAGACGAGAACGCTGCCTGTTCCGGGACAAG AGACCACAGAGGAGTACTACGTACTGAAGGAAGAGATGCTGACCCGGTTAGAAGACCTCAAGGACTACAAAGAGCAACTTTTAAGCTCGGAGCCAGTGCGGCCGCAGCTGGATCGCCAGCTCTGTGTCTTTAAACCCTCGCCTGAGGCTGCTCGGTTTGAGCTGCCAGATGACTTCTTCAACCTCACTGCAGAGGAGATAAAACGCGAGCAACGGCTCCG GACAGAAGCAGTGGAGAAGGCTTCAATGCTGAGGACGCGAGCCATGCgagagagagaagaacaaaGGGAAATGCGGAAGTACAACTACACCCTGCTACGAGTCAGGTTTCCCGACGGATACATCCTCCAAG GGACTTTTTATGCAAGAGAACCCGTATCTGTGCTCTACAGCTTTGTGAGAGAAGCCCTCAGAGATGACTGGCTGCCCTTTGAGCTCCTGGGACCCGGAGGGCTCAAAGTGACTGACGAGAACTTGGCCTTCAATGAGTGTGGGCTG GTGCCCTCAGCCCTCCTGACCCTTGCCTGGGACGCAGCGGTCATGTCAGACATCCAGGCATCAGGACAGGAGCAGCCAGCGAGCCCCCTGAAACCAGAACTTCTCTCTAGGGTCCAGACACTGTCTTGA
- the CHAF1A gene encoding chromatin assembly factor 1 subunit A gives MAAMECRDKAVGPPRKLVQARLPFKRLNPVPKEKYDADPEVKKVKSSQSGFGPSMDPSADASRASVDNVENDCQLNSDVNFVPQLVNGKGPLDHFIQKSTKDSTDEMVVAIDPANDSSHRLSDGADSVDSKASSSVAVTNGTLGKETNELSCPNSTQNSPTDDSVGTDAQREAVASKEEELVDGIQSCSGLTKCNDLENAKVNQGKLKDIIFEGKMPVVLLEDIMTARSPQVTSLDGSVTSENETAESSYEGDSVLTNSSLSSPSVSSPEAQPAAEPKRNTSPLAFSTPVRKVPQKFHKSSAEKEKLRLQRDQERADKLQKLQAEREEKGRLKEEAKAAKERAKEEAKKKKEEEKELKEKERREKKEKEEKEKAEKLRAKEEKRKERQEALEAKLEEKRKKEEEKRLKEEEKRINAQKAEITRFFQKPKTPQAPKILAGSCGKFAPFEIKENMVLAPLCRITLDSDLLEQLDQLLRAQNSEVSFLRDLKCRKSRKTGPTFVNNSTDIVNSDVVVVANCKTDAVPERGKFGRMKLLQFCENHRPAYWGTWNKRTTMIRPRNPWSKDCKLLDYEVDSDEEWEEEEPGESLSHSEGDDEEEGEDEDDDDGFFVPHGYLSEDEGVTEECDPENQKVRQKLKAKEWDELMAKGKRFHVLQPVKIGCVWESAENDSSTNADLKVLQQFTACILDLPLAEEDQQIQKCSKKRAKDQQILGQLLPLLHGNVNGSKVIIQEFQECCRQGLFSDVTAAADCGDTSPVSPHASRPQTPVGEDSGVPSKARLKRIISENSVYEKRPEYRMCWYVHSEVLKSFDQEHLPVPCQWNYVTQVPSSGKEDSGSVPGTALVQTAPVPVKRKPTGSMCITKFMKRPRGAEQAEAMDMDGFQADTEEDEDDDDCVIVDVQPGKDSTLAVTETASASSGTTAAPQDVSTVSPPNTV, from the exons ATGGCAG CCATGGAGTGCAGAGACAAAGCCGTCGGCCCCCCGCGGAAGCTGGTGCAAG CCCGCCTGCCGTTCAAACGCCTGAATCCCGTGCCGAAGGAGAAGTACGACGCGGATCCCGAGGTCAAAAAAGTGAAGAGCTCGCAAAGCGGTTTCGGTCCGAGTATGGATCCCTCTGCGGATGCGTCGCGTGCCTCCGTGGACAACGTGGAGAACGACTGCCAGCTGAACTCAGACGTGAATTTTGTTCCCCAGCTTGTTAACGGAAAGGGTCCGTTAGATCACTTTATCCAGAAAAGCACGAAGGATAGCACAGATGAAATGGTAGTCGCTATTGACCCTGCAAATGACTCTAGCCATAGACTAAGCGATGGTGCCGACTCTGTTGATTCCAAAGCGTCGTCATCCGTAGCTGTAACTAATGGCACGCTAGGAAAAGAAACGAACGAACTGAGTTGCCCGAATTCCACCCAGAATAGCCCAACGGACGACTCAGTGGGGACTGATGCGCAGCGTGAAGCTGTAGCAAGTAAAGAGGAAGAGTTGGTAGATGGCATCCAGTCTTGTTCTGGGTTAACGAAATGCAACGACTTGGAAAACGCGAAGGTGAATCAGGGCAAACTGAAGGATATCATATTTGAGGGGAAGATGCCCGTAGTGCTCCTGGAGGATATTATGACCGCCAGATCTCCCCAGGTCACTTCTCTGGACGGAAGTGTCACATCAGAGAACGAGACTGCGGAATCATCCTATGAAGGAGACTCTGTACTTACTAATTCCTCGTTAAGCTCTCCCTCTGTGAGCTCCCCCGaggcacagcctgctgcagaaCCCAAGAGAAATACTAGTCCTTTAGCTTTCTCAACGCCTGTTAGGAAG gtACCTCAGAAATTCCACAAaagctctgcggagaaggagaagctgagatTGCAAAGA GACCAGGAGCGTGCCGACAAGCTGCAGAAGCTACAAGcggaaagggaggaaaagggaaggctGAAGGAAGAGGCAAAAGCCGCGAAAGAGCGAGCCAAGGaagaggcaaagaagaaaaaagaggaagagaaagagttgaaagagaaagaaaggagagaaaagaaagaaaaagaagaaaaggaaaaagctgagaagTTGAGAGCGAAGGAAGAGAAACGCAAGGAGAGGCAGGAAGCTTTAGA gGCAAAActtgaagagaagagaaagaaagaagaggagaaacggttaaaagaagaagaaaag CGTATTAatgcacagaaagcagagattaCAAGATTCTTCCAGAAACCAAAGACTCCGCAAGCCCCAAAG ATTCTTGCTGGCTCTTGTGGAAAGTTTGCTCCTTTCGAAATTAAGGAGAACATGGTCTTAGCTCCCCTCTGTCGTATTACCCTTGATTCAGACCTCTTAGAACAGCTGGATCAGCTCCTGCGCGCACAGAATAGCGAAGTTTCTTTCTTGAGAGACCTGAAGTGTCGTAAATCTCGTAAAACTGGACCTACTTTTGTCAATAACAGTACTGACATAGTAAACAG CGATGTGGTGGTAGTGGCTAACTGCAAAACAGATGCTGTTCCTGAAAGGGGGAAGTTTGGTAGAATGAAACTTCTGCAGTTTTGTGAGAATCACCGTCCTGCATACTGGGGCACTTGGAACAAGAGAACCACTATGATCCGTCCCAGGAATCCTTGGTCAAAGGACTGC AAACTACTGGACTACGAAGTAGATAGCGATGAAgagtgggaagaggaggaacCTGGAGAAAGCCTTTCCCATAGCGAAGGG gacgatgaagaggagggagaggatgaAGATGACGACGATGGGTTTTTTGTACCCCATGGGTACCTATCTGAAGATGAAGGAGTGACAGAA GAGTGTGATCCAGAGAATCAGAAGGTCCGtcaaaagctgaaagcaaaggaGTGGGATGAACTGATGGCCAAGGGGAAGAGGTTTCATGTTCTGCAGCCTGTGAAAATTGGCTGCGTCTGGGAAAGCGCAGAGAACGACAGCAGCACAAACGCAGACCTGAAGGTTCTCCAGCAGTTCACAGCATGCATCCTGGATTTACCCCTTGCAGAGGAAGACCAGCAGATACAAAAATGTAgcaaaaaaagagcaaaagatcAACAAA TCCTcggccagctgctgcctttgctccACGGGAACGTGAACGGGAGCAAAGTGATCATCCAGGAGTTCCAGGAGTGCTGCCGGCAAGGACTGTTCAGCGACGTGACCGCGGCTGCCGACTGCGGAGACACCAGCCCCGTGAGTCCCCACGCGTCCCGGCCGCAGACGCCTGTTGGCGAGGACAGCGGCGTCCCTTCCAAAGCCAGGCTAAAGCGAATCATTTCCGAGAACTCTGTGTATGAGAAGAGACCCGAATACAGGATGTGCTGGTACGTCCACTCGGAGGTGCTGAAGAGTTTTGATCAGGAGCACCTCCCTGTCCCTTGTCAGTGGAACTACGTCACCCAAGTCCCTTCTTCGGGAAAGGAGGACAGTGGCAGCGTGCCGGGCACGGCGCTTGTGCAGACCGCGCCTGTGCCGGTGAAGAGGAAGCCCACTGGAAGCATGTGCATCACGAAATTCATGAAAAGGCCCCGGGGTGCTGAACAG gctGAAGCTATGGACATGGATGGATTTCAGGCGGACACTGAAGAAGATGAGGATGACGACGACTGCGTAATTGTGGATGTACAGCCAGGAAAAG ATTCTACGTTGGCAGTTACTGAAACAGCTTCAGCATCCAGTGGCACAACTGCCGCTCCTCAGGACGTCAGCACGGTCAGCCCACCTAATACAGTTTGA